A stretch of Antennarius striatus isolate MH-2024 chromosome 6, ASM4005453v1, whole genome shotgun sequence DNA encodes these proteins:
- the msantd4 gene encoding myb/SANT-like DNA-binding domain-containing protein 4: LYHHIFQTPQFAHFFFGLFSPICLLSFLFPCFVFLGFCVPLLAAKLDFLQVKHLKRKRKSNYSVRETQTLIKEIDKRRNVLFSRQQNTAINELKRQAWEEVAQSVNSLGEGELRTATEVKRRYLDWRALMKRKQLQTELSLCSSSSSAVALKTEYDQSSPEREPAALGSDCDQLLSLSGLPNDCHCDWMGLGVLGESSGQAVMAPPDVKMEDNVSEYRLDSNGDVGSGEMDEDDIPSLLSDIESHGDDDVYSSNGFGILRPKSPNFTFTRDLPLAGGRVGVSVHAVGGLTNNEHMGASLEKQRLELEKQRLAVETERLAVEKELLMVEKEQLRLMEVERERLQLDRERLQVEKEKLRLLLIDQSELVDSSSCLPSQEGPPSPSPSSVSSTHEGRLEREKERKGWMSVLDLETERLKLERERLQLEKERLQLFTVEAGRLQIERERLQVEKERMQLHKELQNH, translated from the exons tTGTACCATCATATTTTTCAGACACCTCAGTTCGCCCACttcttttttggtttattttctcCCATTTGTCTTCTGTCATTTCTATTTCCTTGTTTCGTGTTCCTGGGGTTTTGTGTCCCCCTCCTTGCTGCCAAGCTGGATTTCCTACAGGTGAAACATCTgaagagaaaaaggaagagtaACTACAGCGTGAGAGAAACACAAACTCTTATCAAGGAAATCGACAAGAGGAGGAACGTGTTGTTCTCAAGACAGCAG AACACAGCCATTAATGAGCTGAAGAGACAGGCATGGGAGGAAGTGGCTCAAAGTGTCAACTCTCTTGGGGAGGGAGAGCTTCGCACGGCTACTGAG GTGAAGCGCCGTTATCTGGACTGGCGTGCCttgatgaagaggaagcagcTTCAGACTGagctctctctctgctcctcctcatcctcggcCGTGGCCCTGAAGACTGAGTACGATCAGTCGTCCCCTGAGCGTGAGCCGGCTGCTCTGGGATCTGATTGCGATCAGCTGCTCAGCCTGTCAGGCCTCCCAAACGATTGTCACTGTGACTGGATGGGACTGGGGGTCCTGGGTGAGTCCAGCGGTCAGGCCGTGATGGCACCGCCGGACGTGAAGATGGAAGATAATGTCAGTGAATACAGA ctggatagTAATGGTGATGTCggaagtggagaaatggatgaAGACGATATTCCATCCCTCCTCAGCGATATCGAGTcacatggtgatgatgatgtgtacTCTAGCAACGGCTTTGGCATCCTCCGCCCCAAGTCTCCTAACTTCACCTTCACCAGAGACCTGCCACTTGCTGGAGGCCGGGTGGGGGTGTCAGTCCACGCCGTGGGTGGACTAACCAACAATGAACACATGGGAGCATCTCTTGAGAAACAGCGTCTGGAGCTGGAAAAGCAGCGTCTGGCCGTTGAAACCGAACGTCTGGCGGTGGAGAAAGAGCTGCTGATGGTGGAGAAGGAGCAGCTTCGTCTCATGGAAGTAGAGAGGGAACGACTGCAGCTGGACAGAGAGAGGTTAcaggtggagaaggagaagctgaGGCTCCTGCtcatcgaccaatcagagcttgTCGATTCCTCCTCTTGCCTGCCGTCACAGGAAGGCCCACCATCACCGTCTCCGTCGTCCGTATCCTCCACTCACGAAGGACGGCTGGAACGAGAGAAGGAACGTAAAGGTTGGATGTCCGTGCTGGATCTGGAGACGGAGAGGCTGAAGCTGGAGAGGGAGAGGCTGCAGCTGGAGAAAGAGAGGCTGCAGTTGTTCACAGTGGAGGCTGGCAGACTGCAGATTGAGAGAGAGCGCCTCCaagtggagaaagagagaatgcAGCTGCACAAAGAGCTTCAAAATCACtga